In the genome of Raphanus sativus cultivar WK10039 chromosome 4, ASM80110v3, whole genome shotgun sequence, one region contains:
- the LOC108850448 gene encoding NAC domain-containing protein 35-like, which yields MYEYNDMYEYNDEDGGIQFQPYDDELINEYLIPKLEGKPRGEITMKDVYSKEPWLLDHPMGSFFKKNEWYYFVTRTQLSKKKIGCGKKAKRKITRDNNSGSWKANAKGDIKDKETKMVIGEHQTLAFVKSSVNNKKKQKSGDGTSCDVGVPGSENSWIMTEYMLPEIEDKFRELVICKIHVIENSNKKKKDDRHEASTSIV from the coding sequence ATGTATGAATACAACGACATGTATGAATACAACGACGAAGATGGAGGGATTCAGTTTCAACCCTACGATGACGAACTCATCAACGAATATTTAATCCCCAAACTGGAAGGTAAACCGCGGGGAGAGATCACTATGAAGGATGTTTACTCAAAGGAGCCATGGTTGCTGGACCATCCGATGGGTTCGTTTTTCAAGAAGAACGAGTGGTACTACTTTGTGACAAGGACTCAACTCTCTAAGAAGAAAATAGGTTGTGGTAAGAAAGCGAAACGGAAGATCACCAGAGACAATAACAGTGGGTCTTGGAAAGCTAATGCGAAAGGTGATATCAAGGACAAGGAAACAAAGATGGTCATTGGGGAACACCAAACCCTAGCTTTTGTTAAAAGCTCAGTAAATaacaagaagaagcagaagagtgGAGACGGTACTTCTTGTGATGTTGGTGTACCAGGTAGCGAGAATAGCTGGATTATGACAGAATATATGCTTCCTGAAATAGAAGATAAGTTTCGTGAGCTGGTCATATGCAAGATTCATGTGATCGAGAATTccaataagaagaagaaggatgatcGTCATGAAGCTTCTACTTCTATagtttaa